In one Arachis duranensis cultivar V14167 chromosome 9, aradu.V14167.gnm2.J7QH, whole genome shotgun sequence genomic region, the following are encoded:
- the LOC107466727 gene encoding uncharacterized protein LOC107466727 — MMQELECLRFEAYENSRLYKERVLVVHDKNIKRREFRLGELVLVYNSRLRLMSGKLRSRLEGPYRVEKAEPYGVFHLSHPSSPNFFMVNGHHLKLYHSEKMKNNKELEIFLLADPATTED, encoded by the coding sequence atgatgcagGAATTAGAGTGCCTTCGCTTCGAAGCATATGAGAACTCCAGGCTATACAAAGAGAGGGTGCTGGTTGTGCATGACAAGAACATCAAGAGAAGGGAGTTTAGACTAGGAGAGTTAGTCCTGGTCTACAACTCAAGGCTCAGACTCATGtcaggcaagttgagatcaaggTTGGAAGGACCCTACAGAGTAGAAAAGGCAGAACCATATGGCGTCTTTCACCTGAGTCATCCTTCGAGCCCCAACTTCTTCATGGTCAATGGCCACCACTTAAAGTTGTACCATAGtgaaaagatgaagaacaacAAGGAGTtggagatcttcctcttggcgGATCCAGCAACAACAGAAGACTGA